Genomic window (Equus asinus isolate D_3611 breed Donkey chromosome 13, EquAss-T2T_v2, whole genome shotgun sequence):
TGCTTATGGTCCGATactgaagagaggaaaaataatggagaaaaatctTCCAGATTAACAACATAGATCCCATAACTGCATAAAACAGCCAGTATAAAATAacagaaggaagacaaaaatgtataaaagaaatCAACTAGGAAAAAGGATTGACtatattaagtaacttgcccgtGAGTGGAAGAACATGGAGGGGAAAACTCAAAAATCAGACGAATTCCCAAGTCCCATGTACTATTGCCTGTTGCATCCACAGTggagaacaaatgaatgaaaatgaaaatagagacAGATAGAAAAGCTGTGATTGATAGAGGTTACTGCAGAAAATGGATGCTGTGCTCCCAGAGAAGCTCATAAAATGATACAAACAGAAATGAGAGGCAACAGGAATGAAAACACCAGATATTTCCTTCTATTAAAATAGCATCTAGGAAGATCTTAAACATTTAGGAAAGCATTCTGAACTTGACTATAACAAGAAAGAAGAGTTCCCTGGCAAAGTCAGTGGAAAGGAACTTGAAGAAATTGACCATGCTAAAGTTCACCACAGCCAGGGAGAGACATGCTCTGCAGGAGCAGAAGTCGATCCCACACCGTGGGAAGACGAGGACCTAAGTTTGGAGGAAGATGGatgacatttcctataaatgagAACTGGGAAGGAAGATGGCTAACGAGGACAGGAACTTGCAAAAATGCCATTTGGACAATATAATCACAAGTGAACACAAGAGAAAGCAATGAAATTTACTTGTATGTAAGGAAATACTCTTTAATATACCTACATAGAATAGGCTACTGCAGGGTACGAATTGACAGTCACTGAAGGAGACTGGACAACTGCTTTGGCAGGATGTTGTAGCAAAAATCTACAGCTTTAAGTGAATGATTTATATTCTGGATGTATAGTTTCCCTTCTGTTGAGACATCTCCACCAGTCTCTCACACTTCTGCGTTTCTTTCGAACAGACTTGGTTCTacgaaaaagcaagaaaattagTAAGCCATGGCAACATCattcaagaaaaatagagagtAGGATCTGTAAATAATATCACAAATGAAAAGGGGACGTGACTACAGATTCTAAAGTATTAAAAGTATAATGAAATATAACAACTTTCTGCCAAAATGTTAAATCTTCCATAAAAAGGGCAAGTTCCTAAGAAAGAACTTACCAGAACTGACATGAGAAGCAGCAAATCTAAAGATTCTTACATGAATTCAAGAAATTTAATCAATGATTACAAATGCTAGTGTCCTCCTTTCACTTACCCTACccttctcccacacacacacacacccccctacaGACGCTAAAGGTTTCCACCAGTGTAATTTATCAATGAAAACATATTCAAGGAAGAAATCATagtgtcttaaattcttttagacatTATGAAAGGGAATATCTACCCACCTCCTTTGGttctgctttgtcttttttttcttttactttttatttttttcggatgtacatcatatttcaaattctggatacattacatcatgttcaccacccgaacactaattatagtgcatcccctcacatgtgaccctaatcaccccttttgccctcccccctcccccttccccaatggtaaccaccagtccaatctccaatgctatgtgttttttttttttgtcgtctttatcttctgcttatgagtgagatcatatggtatttgactttctccctctgacttatttcactcggcataataccctcaaggtccatccatgttgtcacaaatggccggatttcatcatttcttatggctgagtaatagtccatcgtgtataaataccacatcttctttatccattcgtcccttgatgggcacctaggttgcttccaagtcttggctattgtgtataatgccgcaatgaacataggggtgcaagtatctttatgcttttgtgttttcaagttctttggataaatacccagcagtgaaatagctggatcatatgggagatctacccttaattttctgaggaaactccatactgctttccatagtagctgcaccagtttgcactgccaccagcagtgaacaagggttcccttctctccacaccctctccaacatttgttgcttcctgtcttgttaattatagccattctgaccggagtgaggtgatacctcattgtggttttgatttgcatttccctgatagctaatgatgttgagcatcttttcatgtgcctgttggccatctgtatatcttctttggagaaatctctgttcagatctttggcccattttataattggattGTTGGCTTCTTTGTAGTTGAGCTGTttgagttcttcgtatattttggatgttaaccccttatctgatatgtggtttgcaaatatcttctcccaattgttaggttgtctttttgttttgttgatggtttcctttgctgtgcagaagtttttagtttgatgtagtcccatttgttcgtTTGCTTTGTCTTGTGGAAGAGATTGTGCCAACATCCTCCACCCAAGTGTCTTCGATAGCACTGGGATACACAGGTGGGTAGGGTGCTACGGAGAGAAATGCCTGTGGTTGTCTTGATTCAGGCTTTCTGGGTCAACTGACTGAGACCCAGCATGGACTCAGTTCTTCCCTGTGCACATATTAGCATCACGTCCCTCCCCAGGGACACTTCCCAATCTGCATAAAACCCAAGGAACAAAGCTAGGGAAGGACAACTGATCTGAACCTCCCCAAGTCAGTGGGAAATAGATCACATGACCAGACTGTGATGGAAGCAGGAACGATGCTGATGATGCGACTACCTTCCTTGGATCCGAATAAAGTTTCAATGAGTTATTCTCAATTAGGAAATAGGTTAAACACTTACTTTATAAAGATTCATAACATTTAGGGAACAACTTCCTCCAGGACAACTCCTCCAGTGACAATGTAAAAAAAGGTAAACAACAATATGAGTCCTGCTCATTGGTGCCAACTTTGGGTGTCAGTGTATAAAAGCCCCAGAACAGCAGGAGTCATCAGATTCTTGAAAACTCACCTCTGAACAGGagcccaccctccacctctgaCACCATGACCCACTCCTGCTGCTCCCCTTGCTGTCAGCCTACCTGCTGCAGGACCACCTGCTGCCAGCCCACCTGCAGTGGGTCCAGCTGTTGTGagtccagctgctgccagccctgcTGCCCCCAGACCCGCTGTCAAACCACCTGCTGTAGGACCACCTGCTACCAACCAACCTGTGTGACCAGCTGCCGCCTTTCCTGCTGCCCCACTCCCTGCTGCCAGCCCACCTGCTCTGAGTCCAGCTGCTGTGGACAAACCTGCAGTCagtccagctgctgccagcctaGCTGCCCCCCAGCTTGCTGTCAAACCATCTGCTGCCAGCCAGCTTGCTCTGGACCCGTGTACTGCCGGAGAACCTGCTACCACCCCACCTGCGTCTGCCTGCCTTGTTGCCAAGCCCAGAGCTGCGgatccagctgctgccagccttgCTGCCGCCCAGCCTGCTGTGAGTCCAGCTGCTGCCGGCCTTCCTGCTACTGATCACCCCACCAAAGAACCACCGTCTGCACAAACCAATCTTTTTCTCACCTTGCCGTTCCTACGACAAATTCACTTCCAGACATTGCTAAAAGCCAGCATGCTATCACTAAACTTTTGTTACTCATCTGCCTGTTGAAAAGCTTGTGAACAAGCTCGATGCAGTGCAGAGGACTTCCCCCAATTCTCCTCCTCCTTGTGTCTGTGGATCACGTGCCAGCTTCATGCATCCTCCATCCGGAGTCACGATCTCTCCTTTAACTCTGAAGTCAGCATCTTCACCCTCTTCCTCTGAGtaacttagaaaaagaaatcctcCTCACTTTTACGTAGGTTTCTGCAGCTGTTGATTAAGCTTCACAatcatgttttccttttcaatatACTCATGTTTCTTGTACCCTGCTCTCTTCTTTTCATGATCACTTTGACTTGTCTCCCTGGATGCATGGAGTCTTCCCTATATTTCTTAATAAATCCTGTACCAATATTCATCCtatattgtgttttgttttatagtGCAGCATTTCTGATGTACAGATTTATCCACATTTTGCATAGCACATGCACTATCCATTCTGAACCTCATACAATCCCCCACAAATTATCTCCGTTTTTCATATGAGAAAAATCATTGTGGAATGTTATGGTGCTGATATGGACAGACTCAAACCCAAGACTAGAGCCACTCCTGCTCAATGGTACTTACAAGTAGGAAAAAGCCCTGAGACTGAGCTCTAGGAAGACGTTCACTTGGGTTTCTTCTTTGACAAGGAAAGACTATTCTCTTGTACGTGCAGATAACATCTGTGTCCGGAGTTCTTCCCAATCAGTGTCCTGGACCTCAGGGAACAGCGGCTACAtgtgagggccccagggctgcatCTTAGAGCTCCTGTGAAGGCAGGGAGCCTTCCTCACTTCAAGGACCCTCCAGTCCTTCAGTAATTCATCTACATCAAACATTTTTGAGCATCTAGTGTGTCCTCACAAGATAGAAGCTCATCTAAAGAGACTTGCCCTTTGGTATTGCACGTGGAAAAACCTTCAGCTTTTCCTCTCTGTCTAGGGAACATCCAGCTCTTCCCTACTATGTCTTTCTTCCCTGTGCGTCTCCTCTACTACTCACAAAATTTCACTCCTGGTCAGCAAACATGTGGagggttttccccacaccaagcaattctctgcgaCACCAGCTGAGTATCCTACAATGCAACTCAGTTctgggctcagtcccacaagactgtcccccgctcccacttcagatgccaggcaCAAGCCTAAgttacctgtgcttctggccAACCGgttatagattggaggttcccacgCCCCTCTCCTTGgacttcagacaccagtcacaagcccaggttgttacctagACTTCTGAGCAACTGCCTATAAATCAGATTCCCTTGACCCTCTCCTTCCTTGGGTTCCATTAacttgctagagcagctcacagaactcaggaaacattCTGCTTACCAGATCACTAGTTGATTATAAAAGAATgtgactcaggaacagccagacagAAGAGATGCGTAGGGCGAAGTGTGTGGGAAGGGATGTGGAGCTTCCATGACGTCTCCAGGCACACCATTCTCCCCGCATCTCCACacgttcaccaacctggaagctcttaAACGCcatccttttggattttttatggaggcttcgttACATAGGCATGATGGATTAAATCACTGACCACTGGTGATAGAACTCCATCTCCAGAACCTCGACCCTCTCCCCCCACCAGAGGTTGGCCTGAGGATGGGACCAAAAGCTCCAAggctctaatcacatggttggctccactggcaaACAGCCCTCCATCTTTAGGTGCTTTCCCAAAGtcgcctcattaacataacaaaagacctTTATCACTCTCAGCAtttaagaaattccaagggttttgggagctgtgagccaggaaccctGAAggatgaccaaatatatatattccttatTATACATCACAAGTATCATGTAATCAAATTCTTGTGTGGGCTACTTGTCCAGAGTACTTATTGACAGAGTGAAAAAGGAATTAATTAATTCCTGCAAAACATATTATGGTCCCCAACTGTAAGAAAATTTGTCCTCCTGatcaaaatgttaagaaaattaaGTAAGGAGAAAGGTGGGGATTGGGAAACTATGCAATAGGCATGTATGACTTTGAGGAATTCATAACCTCTGAACCATCGAAGGGAACAAAACAACCTCCTGTGTTTTGTGAAGCAAATACAAAGCAtttaagggaaataaaaactCGTGTTTCAGGGGAATCAAAAGAATGACATATGAGGGAGCTGGAGTCTTTACAAACCAACTCTCTAGAAGCATTGGTTGAATGTTTTCTCAGTGTGGCATGCAAAGGCAGCAGGACTTTCTGTCGTTGCATGAAGAGAGCCCGTAGACACAGAGTTGAAGATCTGGCAGGGGGAAATTGGCCTGAACACGTTGAGATCCAAGATAGACGGGCGGgatattaaaaaacataatctACAATCTACCATTTGTTCCACTCAGATCAGTGTGGTAGACAGTCACAATTTCTAAAACAAGAAGTGGGAGGGggcaaaggggagagagaagaaagaaagaggaaggagaaaagtaaggacagaaggaaaggagggagggaagggagagagagaaagagagaaaggaagaaaggaagagagaaagaaagaaagaaaagaaggaaggaaggaaggaaaaaagaaaagaaagaaagaaagagaaaaaatgtgtaGTCAGTGAATTGACGACAATTGGTCACTCAGGATGTAAACTGACTGATGCTTCCTTAGTCCCAGGGAAGTGCCTCTGCTTCAACCCTCCTGCTTTGGTCCTGCTTTGTCATATGGAAGAGATTGTGCCAACACCCTCCACCCAAGTGTCTTTGGTAGAACTGGGATACACAGGTGGGTAGGGTGCTACAGAGAGAGATGCCTCTAGTTGCCATGATTCAGGCTTTGTGGGGAAACAGACTTGGACTCAGCATGGATTCAGTTCCTCACTGTGAACATATCAGCATCATGCCCCTCCCCAGGGACACTTCCCAATCTGCATACACCAAAGGGACAAAGCTGGGGAGGGACAACAGCTCTGACTCTCCCCAGGTCAGCAGGAAATATATCACATGATCAGATTATGATTGAAGCAGGAATGATGCTGATGATGTGACTGCCTTCCTTTTATCTGAAAAAGGTTTCTATGAGTTATTTTCAACTAGGAAACAGATTAAACACTTAAGTTCTAAAGATTCATAACATTTAGGGTACAGCTTCCTCTATGACAACTCCGCCAGCGACTCCGGAAGACAACGTAAACAACAACAAGCAAAGCCCTGCTCATTGGCCCAAATTTGGGGGGTCAGTGTATAAAAGCCCCAGAACAGAAGGAGTCATCAGATTCTTGAAAACTCACCTCTGAACAGGAGCCCACCCTCCATCCCTGACACCATGACCCACTCCTGCTGCTCCCCTTGCTGCCAGCCTACCTGCTGCAGGACCACCTGCTGCCAGCCCACCTGCAGTGGGTCCAGCTGTTGTGagtccagctgctgccagccctgcTGCCCCCAGACCCGCTGTCAAACCACCTGCTGTAGGACCACCTGCTACCAACCAACCTGTGTGACCAGCTGCCGCCTTTCCTGCTGCCCCGCTCCCTGCTGCCAGCCCACCTGCTCTGAGTCCAGCTGCTGTGGACAAACCTGCAGTCagtccagctgctgccagccttgCTGCCCCCCAACTTGCTGTCAAACCATCTGCTGCCAGCCAGCTTGCTCAGGACCCGTGTACTGCCGGAGAACCTGCTACCACCCCACCTGCGTCTGCCTGCCTTGTTGCCAAGCCCAGAGCTGCGgatccagctgctgccagccttgCTGCCGCCCAGCCTGCTGTGAGTCCAGCTGCTGCCGGCCTTCCTGCTGCTGATCACCCCACCATAGAATCACGTGACACAGATCAACCTTCTGACAACCAACCTGTCAGCTCTCCATTACTGCCACTGCCTCCGTCCAGCATGCTGCCGCCATCTTTCTATTAGTCATATTCTTGATTAAAAGGCTCTGTGAATAGGCGTAGTAAGACACAGTCAACTTCAGtctaattttcttcatctttatttgCTGTTGATCTCTGTGCCAGCTGCAGGTCTTAGGTCTCCCTGACCTACGGTAACTGTGTCAGTCTTGCAAAAATGATCACCATTTTCCCTCTAAGTAACCTACAGCACAAATTCCTGTGACAGGTTTCCTAGGTTTTTCCATGTTTACTATTTCTCCATAATCATTTCTTCTAGTGGACGCATGgttcttcttatttcttcttcttcctggttaCTTTGCATTGCCTTCCCAGCCTTGGGGAAGCTTCTCTGCTTCTTTCCCAATAAAGCCTTTGCTATCTTCCAGCCTAtagtgtgattttattttttgtacagCATTTACTTTCAAATCCTTACATTATATTTCATTTCACAAGTATGATTTATTCTGAGCCTCAAAATGACCTCTGAACTGACAGAACCAAGATGATCACCTTCCTCTTACAAATGAGTAAAAAGCACTTGCTAGTTGTGGACAGAATTTACTCAAGGGCTAGGGCCTCTGATTCCAGCTCCAGGTCTTGTACTCACTAGAAGCACAAAGAAAACAGTGGTCAGAGGACTGGGAAGGTGGTTGCCTTGGATCACCCGTGTACAATTGAAAATAAACTTTTCCAAATGGAGAGAATTTTTCTGTTTACAAATGTAGTCTCCCACCCAGTTGCAAAGACTATTTGCACCTCAAAGACTGTTTGCACATATGAGGCCAGTAGGCTGGATTTAAGAGCCATCCACTCTATTTAAGCGTCCACTGTATTCCCGGCACTGTGCTGGTATATTTAACCCAGAGGCTCATCTAAAGACACTTGCTCTTCCATGTCAAGGGATGGCATCCCAGGATGGTCTCGTTCATCTGGCCACATTTAGTGTGAAATATAAAAACGGGATCAAGTAAAACACATACTCTCAGCCACGTTTTATGTACCTCTAAACTTTCAGTCCATTTTTTCTCTTAACCAGAACATCAGCGAGGGAATAAGGAAAGACATAGTACTGGGAACTGATCTAATCACATCATGGAAATTTTACCTTTGAGCCATTCACAACCTCTACGAAACACCATCGTGAGCTTTATGAGATGAAGCTGAAGCATGGATCAAACCCAGATATATCTGAGATTCTCTGAAAAGACTGCCTAGCTCATAACAGGGAAGGAGATAAGTTGAGATAataatatttgttcattttatttagatGTTGGTCTAAATCAGGGTTCCTCAACCTTGGAGCCGTTGACCTTTTGGTCAAGATAACTCTTTGTTGGTGGGGACGAGGGGCGTTGTTGCGAACATTgaagaatgtttagcagcatcctggccTCTACCTGCTACATGCCGGTAGCACCCCTTCCTAGTTGTGACACACAGAGCTAAGATGGGTGGCGAAAGTGGATAAACGGCAAAAACACAGAGTGGAATGTGTAGAGGAATTGTCTAAATGTACAGAATTCGATAATAATCAAACGTGACACCAAATTCacgggatgcaacaaaagcagtgtTTTGAGGGTAATTTATGTGTTTAAATCTTTATATTAGAAGAGAGGAAAACCTGAAAACTAACGAGTGAAATGCCTTATCTTAAGAAACTAAAGGACAAGCAAAAGCATTGCCCCCAACTGCgtagaagaaaacaaatacttAAGAGTGGAAATGAGTAcaacagaaaataaaggaaaaacagtgaagttcaacaaagccaaaagttttgtcttttttaaaaagtgaacaaaatcGATAAAATGCTGGGAAGATTGATGAGCTAAAAAGGTACaagacaaaattaaataattttgtgggaaaaaaagtTGGGCATAAAATATGGATAAGATAGATCTTTAAagtaataacaaaataaaattattttatctcttgTCGTGTTACAAACTATGTGTTACTAAAGAACAACTATTTACTCTTTCTCACAATTTCACAGGCAGACAGAGCTCAGCTCTTTTGTCCCACATGGTATTGACTGAGAGAAGAGAGTCACAGTTCGCACATGGAGCAAAGGATCTGTCTCAAGAACATATAAATAACTCCCACAAACCAGTAAGCATAAACGACTCAAtagaaaattgggcaaaagatgtGGATAGGAATTTTACACATATAGCCAATAAACATGGAAAAACCCTCAAAATTGTAAGTAATtgagaaaacaaatcaaaacctcaaGAAGATTCCAATTGACACCGCCATATTGggaaacaatttaaaattctGACAAGACCAAGAATCAGGGAGGCTGTGAAGCCCCAGAACCTCTTGCATGTTGGAGGAGGGGTAGAGAGAGGTACAAATTTGTACAGCCACTTTAGGAAACAAATTGGCATTTTCTCCTAAATGAGAGGCCTGTCAATCAAACTTGCCGATAAGCTCAGTCCCCAGGCTTTGTTGACGATCAAACATTCTGTTAATTACCTTGCTAAATTGTGAGGTTTCTTCGTGGAGTGGAGCCtgtttcacttttatttgtttctttgctgcTTCCTGTAGATGAACATGCCAGCTGCTGGTCTGCTTGGTCTACCTTGACATCAAATCATGATCTCAGCCTGGGAACAGTGCTCATCCCCGTTTCCCTCGAAGaatcttaaaaagcaaattctcagGACTGTTCTCTTAAGTCCCTGCAACTGATCAATATCAATGTCTCATTGGTACAGGCTCTTAacaccagccctgatatcagttcccccacattgaacccagcatatacggggttaaaactaaaacccaccaccccctttcctgcttctctagctccactcatatgtaaatacctgtttctttaacctttgactcctTGAGCTCTACAACTAAATAGGAGTTATAAATTGCtaaaaagcccaggtggcctggagttggaggcacactaaagtttagctaatcatgtgtccttgaagtttgccaggaaagctgctgtctcaaAAATATCAAGGAacggaggcttcccagacctcagctGCTCAACCCGCCTCaagcaggaagaggagacagCGGCAAAGGACGCCCACCTGCCCTCCTCCTGTCTCATCATCCCTCCCGCCtcgctgcaagcagcctctcaaagCCAAACGCAGGCTGGAGGAAAAGCACCGACCTGACAAGCTACATGTTCCCCATCCCCTACCAAAAAGCCCAAATAAAAATCGCTACCCGTTCCTCATcagggagctagcaatttttgaggcatgagcccttgctttgctcctcttccactcaagactctgttctcgttatttggattggcatcgggttcagggaccgaactttcggttacatTACCAATGTATTCCGCATTCCTGAGTCCTACTCCTTGCTTTCGAGATCACTGAGAATGATCTCCCGAAGTCTTTACTATTGTGGACCACACATTGGGATTTAGTTTTGCACAGCTATTCCTTTAAACGTCCTTGCATGTGTATTGCATTTCTTGTTATCTCTTCAATGTCATGGTAACCCCCACATGCTGGGCAGAGCAAGGACGACCATTTCCACTTTACAAACAGGAAACGTCACTTGCCTCATGTCCTACAGCGAGTAATTGGGTCCAATAGGATTGGGTCCAATACCCAGATGGTCTGACTCCCGATCCAGGacatttttattcagattttactgCAAGTAGAAATAACTTTGGTGACTGAGTTTTGAGAATGTGTACAATTTGAGTTGCTTGTCTACCAAAGGAAACAATGATGCCTTTCACATGCAAATCACTTTTCTTCCCAGGACAACAGCTCCCAACACCATTTTCCACATGCTTACAAACAATAGCAGCTGGTGTTAAGGTCTCAAGTAAATGAATTGAGATCCTCGTTGTCTTAGGGCTCTGGTCTGCAACTGAGCAATTCATCCTCATGAAATATTTCCTGGCACTATCCTAGAACGTTGAGAAGGAGGCTCAcctaaaaatacttttttcctctATCTGTGTCATGAAAATGGCAGTCTTGCTTGGTCTCATTCACCTGGTGTCCcaaattgtattttccaaaaatggccaCAGAAGTAGCTAGAGTCCTGCTTACTCAACAGACAGTTACCAGGTTAATTTCTCTCCCTTCAAATATCAGTGAGGGTTTATGACTGTTCTGACAAAGAGCACAGCAGAAGAGATGATCTGTGACTTCCTGGCCTGGTCATTAGAAGGCTGTAACTTCTTTTTGGCTCTCTGGCTCTTTGAGGATGCTCACTCTGGGGTTAgccagtcaccatgctgtgaggTCTACGCCAAGAGACCACGTGGAGAGAAACTcagttccctcctcccccagctgatAGCCCTCAGGAACTAACAGAGAGATGAGTGAACAAGTCTTCAGATGATTCTAACTCCAAGCCTTTGAGTATTCCAGCTGATGCTTGAGGCACCAGAGCATCgttgtctgaattcctgacccacagaatctacAAAGACAATAAGCAGCTGTTTTACATCATTAGGTTTTGGGGTAATTAGTTATGCAACTTTAGCAGTTAGAATATGGaccaaaaaaagacagaaaaacactGCAAAGCACACAAGGCGTGGGTGCCTTCAAACTCTGCATCTATTTAGTTCCTGATCAGAGCATTACAAGGAAATGATATACTTACAGAATCCTAGGAATTGAAGTAAGAGCAATGGGTATATAACCCTCTGATAAAACCAGTTTCTGTATTTTGTGGGGCAAAGATGAAGCCGAAGACACTCAACATCAGAATCAGAAAACAGAAGGATttgaggaaaaacaagaaaagaaaccgAGCGCTCCTAGAAGCCCCAGCGGATGAAACAGACACAAGGGTAGGCCTCCAAAGTGGGAGCCAGATTTTCTGAAGAACAACTGAACAATAAAGAGGATATCCACATATTTCCTGGGGAAAAAACCCTGATGCTGGCTCTGGgaggaaaagaatattttgtggCCAGAGCCCTCTCCTTGTGGTTAGGTTCTAGAAGTTTCAACAGGTAGGAGGAATTCTGTGAAGAGGTTACCAGCTTATTGGACTTGCTAAGTGCTCGTTCCCCTGACGCATGACGTGACAGGGCAGGGATGAGCTGAGGGACTGTCACGTATCACGTATCATGAGTGACTACAAATATGAGGTGTgatattttcttatcatttctaATTCATAATCCAGCAaggttttattattcccattttgcagatgaggaaacagagactaaGGGGgatgaagtaacttgctcaaagttgcACCACTAGCCAACAGTTTATCGCTTCAAACACTGGGCTGTTTATGCCACAC
Coding sequences:
- the LOC106826265 gene encoding keratin-associated protein 9-7-like, translated to MTHSCCSPCCQPTCCRTTCCQPTCSGSSCCESSCCQPCCPQTRCQTTCCRTTCYQPTCVTSCRLSCCPTPCCQPTCSESSCCGQTCSQSSCCQPSCPPACCQTICCQPACSGPVYCRRTCYHPTCVCLPCCQAQSCGSSCCQPCCRPACCESSCCRPSCY
- the LOC106826402 gene encoding keratin-associated protein 9-7-like, translating into MTHSCCSPCCQPTCCRTTCCQPTCSGSSCCESSCCQPCCPQTRCQTTCCRTTCYQPTCVTSCRLSCCPAPCCQPTCSESSCCGQTCSQSSCCQPCCPPTCCQTICCQPACSGPVYCRRTCYHPTCVCLPCCQAQSCGSSCCQPCCRPACCESSCCRPSCC